In the Bacteroidales bacterium genome, ACAAATCTCGAATTAGAGAATGACCAATTTTTGATTACTTTGAACTGTTCCGGTAATCAATTGAGTTCTCTTAACCTTAATGGTTTTACGGAATTACAATATTTGCATTGCAGCAATAACGCTTTAACAGCTTTAGACCTTAGCAGCAATACCGGTCTTGAAAATTTAACATGTAATAATAATCAATTAACTTTGCTTGATATAAAAAATGGTAATAACACAATTTTGACAAATCTGAACTCAACCGAAAACCCTTATCTTACCTGTATCCAAGTTGATGATGAAGATGCAGCGAACAGTGGTATGGGAGTCTATGAAAGTTGGCAAAGAGATGCAACTGCCACTTATTCGGAAGATTGCATTTATTACACTTATATTCCGGATGATAATTTTGAGAACGAACTAATTAATCTCGGTTATGACGACTTATTAGATGATTATGTCTTAACAAACGATATTCAACAAATAACGGAATTATATATTGACAACTTGAATATCAACGATTTGACAGGAATTGAAAATTTTAATTCACTTATCATATTAAATTGTTATGATAATTTATTGACAGACTTAAATTTAAGCAATAATACGAATCTTGAGTATTTAAATTGTTCCGATAATCAACTGCTGACTCTTGAATTAGGAAATAACCTAATTTTAAGTACTTTGAACTGTTCCGGTAATCAATTAAGTTCTCTTGACTTCAATTACTTAACAGGATTGCAGTATTTAAATTGCAGTAATAACTCCTTAACAGCTATTGACTTGAGCAATAATACCAATATCGAAAATTTAACATGTAATAATAACCAATTAACAGAACTTGATGTAAAAAATGATAATAATCTGATTTTGACAAATCTGAACTCAACAGAAAACCCTTATCTTACCTGTATCCAGGTTGATGATGAAGAAGCTGCTAACATGGGTTCGGGAGTATACGAAAACTGGCAAACTGACGATATTATTACATATTCAGAAGATTGTGATTATACCGGAATTAATAAAAATAATGAACAAGCATTTATTCTGTATCCAAACCCTTGTAAAGATGTTTTATACATTGATTGTAACGACAATATTAAGTTTATTTCAATTTATAACAATTTTGGAAAATTAATTGCAGAATATCAAAAAACAAATATTTTTCAGCTTGCAGATTTAACTTCCGGAATATATCTCATTAAAGTCTTTACCAAAGAAAACTGTTATTCTGCAAAATTTATTAAAGAATAGTTGAGGCCGGTTTAAAAGAAAAATATTATAATGGTTGGTGATGACTTGGAAAAAGACATTCAGGGTGCTCTTGAATTCGGGTTTTCTGCAATTTTATATGATCCGATTAACAAATATCCTGATTATCAAGGAAAGAAGGTATCAAATTTGATGATGATTACAAAAAACAGATAAAATATAACTTTCAAACATTTAAAAATCATTTCTTTTGACAATGCTTTCTAAACTATACTCAGAAATATCTCATATTTATGTAATAGGCGATTTTGGCAGAACAGCTACCTTTGAGTTTTGTAAAAGATTTATTGATGAAGAAAAACGTATAATTGAGAATATCCTCAACCATAACAACTTCTACGATGAGTACCGGCGCACTATGATTACTGTTAATTCATATTTGCCTTTAATTAAAGAGAAACAGATTGATGAATTAAAAGCAGAATCTTTCTTTTTGGATGATCGGATTCTTATTGGTTTTCCGGATGGAATGTCAATGGATGATGCCATTGATAAGTTTTGTATTATGCTGATTTCTTTTTTATTGAAATCAGAGCAAACATCTGCATTCGATATTATTACTTTGCCGTGCAATACTTTATCACCGGCTTTATTAAAAGTTCAGGAAATATTTAATGACCACATCAAATTGAAGAAAATAATTAAGAATAATAAAATCAGTGTTTCTGAAGATGAACTAACACAAATATTGAATAATAACAGTATAAGATATATTACTGTTGCTGAAGCCGTAATTAATTATTTGGCAGAAAAAAAATATAAGTATGTACTTCCTTTAGGAACAATGAATATTTCTCAAATTTATAATTTTGAATCATCAAAAAGTACAAAGGATGTTAATATATTAATTGCCGATGAGAATTTACAAAAAATCGTTTTTGATGCGATAAAATCCTGTATTAAAAACTCTGAAAAAGAAATGGAACAATTTAAACAGACTATTTTAAGGGAAATAAATAAAATTGAAAAAAAATACAACAGCCGAGTAGCAATTGTAGAAGCCTGTACAGACCTTAAACTCGGTATCGGTTATAATTCATTAAACATATATGCAGAATATATTGCCGGCCAAATATATATGAAAAACTCTGAAAATCTTGATACAAATTAATTTTTAGAGGTTGCCATATGTAAGAAATATTATAAAATTAAGATATAAACAATTAAATCCCCTGATGCGGCTCCCTCAATAAATCATTAACAACTTTAACAGGATTAAAAGTAGTTATCGGTACTTCAACAAACACTGTCAGCCAATTTGCCATTGCTCCGTTCCAAAGTCCGGGTAGCTCTTGAGCTTTCAAATTTTTACCGTCTTTAGATTTTTCTGAAATAAATCCGGTTGCAGGGTCAATATATTTTTTCAGATCAAATGCTTTTCCGGTATAATCTTTAACGCTTAAAATTAAATCTACAGGGTTAAAGTGTGTAGCATCGTTTACAACTTTTACTTTTTCCGAATCATTCATGTCAATTTGAGCACCTTCAACAATTTGCAAAGAAACAGATCCGGACTCTTTTTGAACAAAAAACGGACCTCCTCCCGGTTCTCCTTCATTCTTAACCATACCGCAAACTCTTATCGGGCGATTAAGTTTTTTAATAAGGTAGCTGATTTTTTCTGCTTTTATTCTTTTGTTAAATTTATTGTCAAGTTCAATAAATAATCTTTTTTCCAAGAATTCTTTAATCTCAATAATCAGGTTTTCATCTGCATTATCATTAAGTTTACTAATGTATTCAAATATTTGATTTCTAAGTTTAATTAACAATCCGGCAAGAGCCTTTTTATATTTATAAGTATCTTCTTTAAGTTTATCATGTACAACATTATCAATATTTTTTACAAATATTATGTCTGCGTCAATATCATTTAAGTTTTCAATTAAAGCACCATGTCCTCCCGGCCTGAATAAAATTGAATTATCCTCTAATCTGAAGGGTTTGTTTTCAGGATTTACGGCTATTGTATCAGTTGAAGTTTTTTGTATTGTAAATTCAATTTTATATTTAGCCAAATATTTTTTTTCGTATTGTTCTCTGACTTCGTTAATATGTTCAATAAACCTGTCTTTATGTTCCGGAGATACCGTAAAATGTATATTAATTTTTCCGTTTGATTTTGCATATTCGGCACCTTCAACCAAATGTTCTTCAGCTGATGTTCTTGAAATTCCGTTATAATTATGAAATTTTAACAATCCTTTCGGCAGATTACCGTAATTTAGACCTTCTTCTTCCAATAAATACTTCAAAACCTCCTTATATTCAGGATTTTCAATGAGGTCTTTCTTATAAGCTGATTTCAAATTGTTATAGAATGCAAAATTTTTAATTTTCTTAAAAAAGTTATACGTTGAATTAAAACCTTTTTCTTGAAATGTATCAACGGCATTGTCTTTAAATTCAAAAAGATTTTTAAACATTCTGCTGGCAGCACCCGAAGCAGGTACAAATTTTACAATTTGTTCATTCAATGCAGCTGATTCGTAAATGTTAATAAGCTCTCCTGCATCTTTTTCGGAAAGTTTAATAATACCGTATTTATCGGTAGCAGGTTTTATTATGTTGATATACGGAAATCCTTTTATGAAATTTTCAATTTGTTCAGTAACTTTTTCTTCGCTGATACCTTTTTCTGAAAATTGTTTTAAGTCTTTGTTTGTAAACATGATATTAAATGTTTTTTTTAATCCGGTAATTATACAAAATTAATAAATAAGTTGATTTAATTATGTTGCTTTAAAATATTTATAATTTTTCAGCAATATCTTTTGCTGTTTTAACAATAAGCTGAAAAGATATTTTTTTTGCCTCTTCAATATTAACATTTCCCTCAAATAATGCATGAATTGATTTAATGTTTT is a window encoding:
- a CDS encoding HAD hydrolase-like protein — its product is MVGDDLEKDIQGALEFGFSAILYDPINKYPDYQGKKVSNLMMITKNR
- a CDS encoding DUF4301 family protein, which translates into the protein MFTNKDLKQFSEKGISEEKVTEQIENFIKGFPYINIIKPATDKYGIIKLSEKDAGELINIYESAALNEQIVKFVPASGAASRMFKNLFEFKDNAVDTFQEKGFNSTYNFFKKIKNFAFYNNLKSAYKKDLIENPEYKEVLKYLLEEEGLNYGNLPKGLLKFHNYNGISRTSAEEHLVEGAEYAKSNGKINIHFTVSPEHKDRFIEHINEVREQYEKKYLAKYKIEFTIQKTSTDTIAVNPENKPFRLEDNSILFRPGGHGALIENLNDIDADIIFVKNIDNVVHDKLKEDTYKYKKALAGLLIKLRNQIFEYISKLNDNADENLIIEIKEFLEKRLFIELDNKFNKRIKAEKISYLIKKLNRPIRVCGMVKNEGEPGGGPFFVQKESGSVSLQIVEGAQIDMNDSEKVKVVNDATHFNPVDLILSVKDYTGKAFDLKKYIDPATGFISEKSKDGKNLKAQELPGLWNGAMANWLTVFVEVPITTFNPVKVVNDLLREPHQGI